AGTAGCGGCAGGGGCTGTGGTGACAAACGGCGAGATTCCTCCATATTCAATTGTGGGAGGCGTTCCCGCTAAAATCATCGGATTTAGGGGAAAAAGCAAGGACAATTCGGAGGAAACAAAATGAATATTGCGATTATTACCGCCAGAGCCGGGAGTAAATCTATTCTCGATAAGAATGTCTATCCTGTGGGAGGACAGCCACTGATTGCGTACCCAATTCATGCAGCACTCGATGCCAAGCAGATCGGTGCCGTCTATATCTCAACCGACGGGGAAAAGATAGCCACCGTGTCCAGGGAATTAGGATGCCACATCATTGACCGGCCTGAAGAATTGTGCGGCGATCACGTGAATCACGGCGATGTGATCAAGCACGCGGTTGAATATGTGGACGGGCGTGTAAAAGATTTGAAGAACGTCGTCCTATTGCTGGGGAATACTGTAATGATTGATGGTGAGTTAATTGATCAGGCATTGGACATTTTAGAAACACACTCTGACCTTGACTCGGTGATGACAGTCTGGCAAGCCGCGGACGATCATCCGTTGCGTGCCCTGGAAATTTGCGAAGGGCTGGTGCGTCCTTACGGCGGCAGTGAGCGGCAAGCATCTACTGAACGGCAGTCGTACCCCAAAGCATATTACTACGACCAGGGGATCTGGGCA
The window above is part of the Nitrospirota bacterium genome. Proteins encoded here:
- a CDS encoding acylneuraminate cytidylyltransferase family protein, with the protein product MNIAIITARAGSKSILDKNVYPVGGQPLIAYPIHAALDAKQIGAVYISTDGEKIATVSRELGCHIIDRPEELCGDHVNHGDVIKHAVEYVDGRVKDLKNVVLLLGNTVMIDGELIDQALDILETHSDLDSVMTVWQAADDHPLRALEICEGLVRPYGGSERQASTERQSYPKAYYYDQGIWAFRKECVQRHEGPNPWWWMGKRCYPIVRNWMAGRDIHSYLDVCLAEWWLANYPGIKKL